In the genome of Mastomys coucha isolate ucsf_1 unplaced genomic scaffold, UCSF_Mcou_1 pScaffold21, whole genome shotgun sequence, the window TGTAAACAAATTCCAATgtatctacattttaaatatatatcatattatataatattatttaatatcatttacatatacatacatattacacatataaGTAGATACATATTGCCTTgtataaaaattatgtaaatctGCTTTCACacattttgaaagatttatttacttgctttagtttttgaaatCATAATACAAGTATCTTCTTTCTGAATTCCCTTTCCTACCTCCAAAGCATCCTATATACCCTCCTTGCTGTCTTTCAATTTCATGATCTCTCTTTTCATTAATAGAtgttgcacaaacacacacacacacaaacacacacacacacacacaaacacatacatgcatatatgttccTAATACATATGTATGGATGCTTTGCCGGCATGGATGTGTATATATCATTTTCATGCAGTGATCTTAGTGTCCATAAAAGAATGTTACATCTTCTAGAAGTGGAGTTATGAATGGTGGGAGCCACAATATGCATGCTGGAAtctgaacccagttcctctgaaTGACAAGTAAATATCCCTAACTACTGATATAGCTCTTTTGTCTCTCTCCCAATGAATGGAAAGATTAATTTTTGGTTGTTGGCTGAATCACGAAGACTTTCCTCAgtgtattttgatattttattttactagaaatatatatttaatatatggaaatcataTACAGGTTCTTTGTTAAAGAGATAAATGATGTTTACTGTATCAAGTATATAAAACCACTCATACATACTGATAAAGAGAATGTTCATTCTTATTAAGTtcaccttttaaaattacatttgaacTATACATGGCTTTCAGCATAAAAGCaagaattttttaaacattttaaaataaaactaataaaatttaaagtaaattgattaaaaaacaatttataaattttaacttcTTCATAAACATGAAATTATCACCTTTAAGACTGATTTAAAACCTATCATCAGATTTCATCAttagtttaaaaattatctttgtaGATTGAAtgatatgttttaaatgtgtctATTTTTGATATAAAAAGTGTTAGTATATTTTATTACTCTTAGAGAATTCATTATTTTCTCTAGGCTTATAAAGAACTTGATAAGTTTCATTAAAGTAGAAAGGTAAATTATCTTTTACCTTCAGTGTTTCCTCCATAATTTGCTACTACACATGATGATGACACATTTATTagtatattttttcaattttttaatagtttgaataaaaatgtaaaatgtatctGTATTGTACTATTCCTAAAAGTATGCAAATATCAATATCTATCATTGAACATTACATTCAGACCATCagaatataataaatttatttagatatttctaACAGGAATTAACGTAGTACCAGCTTGTTTTTGGAAGCATGGATATTTAAATTTGCCAGTTAAACACTATAATATTTGAATTTCATTAATgctaattgatttttaaagagatcTAATAAATGTATTACATTTGTTGTCTAATGCTAAGTGGCTATTCCTGAAATCCTCTATACAAGAAAAATACAGGGTATACAAGCTTACTGAGAATATACGTGTGTAGACAGATAATTTATGCATGGAATAACCACTTGAAAATAGGGTCTATGGATATTAAGAAGAGTATTGTAATATTTAAGGAAGGATTTggggaaaatgtaaatataattaatgtaaaacaaaaattaacaaagaaacaataacaacaacccaTACAGAAGCCCAGTGGAAAACTGCATgtaccttaattttattttattacttatatgCATGCTGTGGAATATTTTCCCAATAAAATATCAAGTTGAAGtggtaaaaataaaagcatcaatTTTTACTTGTATCAAGCCTTAGGAGAAAATTTTGCTTTCACAGTACAAACAAATTTTTTATAGAAGATTAAAAGCTATAAAGCTATTCACctgctttcatttcattttggtgACATTTTCTTGCTTTGGTATTTAGATATTGATAATATGGTTAATATTACTTTTTGAGTGTTTAtcattacagaaataaaatttccctcaattttgttgaatttttttctcgAAAccatataatctttaaaaaatttttaggGCAATAGATTCTTAGCCAGTGTCCTTAGTTGTTATTTATGCTCTCTGAAACTAATGTCTCTTCCTCCTATTTGAAAACTGTTAATTCTACATGAATTGTATAATTCTGGAAATTAGTTCACATCTGATTATTGAACTTGTTGGTATACATgtaatattcttatatttttatttctttgacatcatttatatttattctttcaataaattttatttaaaatattattacatcaTTCTCCTATTTTCCATTCGTCCCTCTAGGCATTTCTATGTCCCCTCACTCCAACCCCTAGTCTCAAATTGATGCCCTATTatctttatcatatatatatatatgtatatgtatatatgaacatatatgcatttatatgtatatcaaatatgtatgtataccatttatgtatatataaatgtatatatacatatacatgcacaaatatacaacCACAACCTTATTATTATTAACTCTTATTTAGTGATTAATTTGCTGACTAAAATAATTGTCATACAGTATTTCTTTGATTTGATGTATTTTCcaagttgttttttatttcttcttttaatctatcttttaaatgtaatttatagtcattcatgatgtttttattttatcatcgATTTCTGCTTAATTTGGGTGTAGGAAAAGGAATTTGGTTTCATTTGATTTGTCTTTTAACTTGTTAAGACTTATTTCACCTCTACATATGACGCACCAGACTTGTTTCACTGGACCACCCATGCTGTTGCAGAAGAATGAAAGATGGAATGCAGGTGTCTTCACAGCTGGGGGTTAGCAGGCTAAACAACTGAAGAATTTTATCACTAGGAAACACTATGTGCGTTTATTCTAAtacttttcaggaaatttttcttatatttctcttAGATTATATTGGTATGTAGTGTTCAAACTTATGACTTTTAATTGAATTTCAGTAGGATTGAGACTgaatattaaaatctttaaaCACTTTTATCGTgacagttatttaaaaatttgtcaGTTTGCTCTTATAATCAGATGTTTAGATGTTGATAGCAGAGATATCTATAATTGGATTAGTTCCCTTCGATGCCTTTTTATGTGGTAATAATCTTTGGCTCTAATAATGTCTTTTTACCCTATGTTCTATACTGTCTTCGAGAAATTTTGAAGGATCTCCCAAACACAATCATAAACTTACTCAGGCTCTTGGTGGCTAATCACTGCAGCTGCAGTTAAATAATTCCTTTTAGGTGTGGTACAAACTTTTTGATGACCTAATGGAAAACCACTTTGTGCATTCTTTCTGCTTACTATATTTTCTAACttccaacataatttttatattggAAGTATATAAATCAAGTTTTTTAAATCTTTGCACAGATATTGAAAATTTACAATATTTATGCAGGTCACAACTCCCAAAAGTAGCTAGGTCTAGCTGTTCAATATCCTGTGGAGTTTAAACACAATACCACCCTATACTTTTCCCAAAAACTGGTGTTGCATAATCATCCTGACATGGCCAGCACAGACCTTTGTGAAAGGATGCTCTTTGCAGGCATCTTTCACCCTTACTTTTCTAGAGCATACTGCAGCTATAATTAAAATACTTACTAATCTGATTCCAAATTGTCACTCTACACTGCTGCTAAAGGTGATTCGAAACATACCACAGACAATAGGTTTCTAAATACTTGTAAAGCAGCGTGTCTACTGATAAAAATGTGTATTCAGTACCTTTTGGACTACAAATAGGAATGTGTTAGGTGATCTTTAatttagatttatattttaattatactgtTCACTTTATCATAACCCTCAACTAATTTGTGGACATTTTAGACTGTGATCTTGATGAAAATATGTCAAGTATATTATAGTACAAATATGCCAATCTTGTCAATAGATGATATATATCAATTGGGAAGAATTTTTCCCTCTCGTTGCATTTGACAAAATGATTTATTACCATTTTTtggataaaataaattattcaaataaGAATTAAATTAGATAATTTTCATGAGGTAATGTCAacattcaatgttttctttaaccTTTGTGAATTTCACTCTGTTAGAATTTTGAAGTTcccaaaataaattattcaataCATGTAACTCTTTCAAGGAAAAGATGTAACTCTCAACTATCTCATCACTTGCCATTGCATTGTTACCTACCTCTGTCTGTTTCATAGCTGCTTTGTTGGACTCTTAAGCTGTTTTGTTTCTAATCAATTTTATCACACTTTATAACATTTAcgatatataaaattttataccattaatgttttataatatgtAGAAACACTAGAGGTTGTCATGAGGATCTGATAAAAAGTGCTACATTATTTCATTGAGCTAATGGGAATTTACCTTTAATATCATGCACTTTGAACTCTTCACATTACCACCCCTATGCTTGATCATAAATTTTAGAACTCGGTGTTTTTCAACCACAAATTATTCAGGGAAATTGACAGCATATTGATTCCTACTAGGAAAACATGGTGTGGGATTCCATAGGGTACCAGCTACACTTGATTCAAACTGGTAAGAACATAAAAGCTATCATGCATTGTATCATGTTTAGCTATATGTACAGAGCTGTTTTTGTTCCAGGATTCAGCTAGCAGAGTGATATTTCAGTTGTTACCATGGGTATGAATGAATATACTATTCATATATCCAAACAATCGgtttaaagaaattgaaataatcaTCTATAATATGAGAATTTCTCAAAATCCCAAGGTTTCTCAAAAATTCTGCCTCAAGCATGTGAAGTTAACTTTGCCTAGTTTCCCAGGAAAATGACCTATTCTGAAAGTCTCACACATGCCAAAAACTGAGTGAGACAATTTCCTTAGCTTTCACTTCTATgttgatcatttttatttctctttcccagtctatttttatgtctatgtCTCTTATATGAATCACTTTTCCCCACCCCATTCCATATGGATAGATAtctatgtgtataaataaaataatcatgcaACATAATTGCATTTCTTATCTAAATacctatattttaattaatatataaccAGTTTCAAAAATATATTCCACATGTTAAATCTCTCTGGACATTCATAATTGATGCCAGTAGTTTATCTATAAGAGAGACTTACCATATTATATACTCTATAATAAACAACTTAATACTAATTAAGATAATAGTATTCATGAGACAGCTATCATTATGGAAATTACTTATGAGTACTTAAGAGCATACCATGCAATTTGACAAACtgccacatatatgtgtattaaaaacaaagcaaaataaaaatacttgatTTTTCACACATAAAACCCAgttttatgaaacaaaaataaacagtttcAAGAGAAATGCTAGTGATCTATCAAATAAGTCATTCTCAGCTGTTGCTTTTCTCTTACAGAGAAACCTGTACTTTGATAATATGGCCAATTCTACCCTGGTGACTGAGTTCTTCCTGGAAGTTTTTGCTGAGACCTGGGAGCTCAGGATCCTACTCAGTGTGCTGTTCCTGCTGGTGTACCTGGGCAGCCTGTTAGGAAATCTTATCATCATCATTGCTACTACAGTTGACCAGACCCTgaacacacccatgtacttcttcctcaggaATCTTTCCATCTTAGACATGGGCTACGTATCTGTTACTGTGCCCAATGCTTGTTTCAACTCTCTCACTGACCACAGGAATATTTCTGTGGCTGGGTGTGCAGCACAAATATTTTTGGTCTTcttttgtgcatgtgtagagATTCAATTTCTTACCACCATGGCCCAAGACCGTTATGTGGCCATCTGTAAACCTCTCATGTACCCTATGATTATGAACCATCAATTCTGTGTTCAGATGACAGTAACTTCCCTACTTACCTCTCTTGTCCTTGCAAGTGTGCACACTTTCAAAACTTTCCAGCTGTCCTTCTGTCACTCTAATGTGGTCCCTCAGTTCTTCTGTGATATCCCCTCTTTGCTGAGGTTTTCTTGCTCTGACACCTTTAACAACAAACTCTTACTTCTTCTGACTGCCATTGGGCTCAGTGGTAGCTGCTTTACCTTCATTGCCATATCATATGTCCGCATATTATCAGCTGTGTTGAAGGTTCCTgtcaaaggagagagagggaaagcctTTTCCACCTGTGCCCCTCACATTATTGTGGTGTCTGTGTTTCTTAGTTCTGGTGCCTATGTGTATCTAAGACCTCAAGAAACCTCAGAAATAGTTGAGGACATGActctttctgtattttatacCATTGTTCCTCCATTCTTAAACCCTATTATCTATAGTCTTAGAAACAAACAGATAAAGAAGGCTGTGAAGAAAGTAATATTAAGATTTCTTTCATAGTTtaataaagtaaagaaaaatatggaaacacAAATATACCCACAGATCAAAGCATTTTTACACTAGTTATTGGGGagattttttttacataatatatactgCTTATTCCTCCACCCTCTACTCATACTAGTTCCTTGCTCCTCACCTGTCCTATCCTTATTGCCCCATCCATATTCTCCCATATATACATCAtaacaatttaaacaaataaaattaaataaaaaatgaagaagccTTGACAACAAATTACGATGCAAGGGTATCTCTAATGTTACCCTTGAGATTGTTTTCTTTGGgctatctactgctgggcatatagACCAGCTTTAATTGTAATTGATTTACTCAGTGAGTTTCCCTTGGAAGAAATTACATTTAAACTTAAAAGTATTTATCAATTAGAGAATTTTTTCTGGGTTAGAGATAGGGCCATATGTTCACTTCTCATTTCAACTCTAGGACCCAATCTGGTTAGACcaatgtatgcacatgcatgcttcaTATGTCTCTGGGAAATACTATGTGCATAGACCATGTTAATTTggtaactttctttttcttttttttcttttttttttagtgtccTCTATCATCTCTGGCTCAAATACTACTTCTGCTTCCTCTTGCAATTTGCTCACTAATCCCAGATAAGAAAGGTTTGATTTAGGCATGCCACCATTTAGAGATCactgttccaaggtctctcaatCTTTGTATAACATCTGGCTGTAGAtctttgtatttgttctcatctgctgcaagaggaagTTTCACTGATGAGGGCTGAACAAGGCACTAGTTTATAACTATTGTGGATTGTCATTGAGTCATTTTTTtgctaagttttaaattttagtttaatttaaattaaaattatttgttattacCCCATGTCTTGGGGCTAACAAGTCTCCAGATCACCAAAGCAGTGGTTGGTATGGGTTCTGTCTCAGAGCATAAAACtaaagtcaaatcagacattggtcgGTTACTCTTACAAATTTTGTGTCACCATTACACTAGTGTATCTTGAGGGCAGGACACCATTGTAAATCAAAGAGTTTATTTCTGGTTTATGCTTAAATTTCTGCTTTGATAATGTGCAAAGTACCATTATGTAAAAACTACGCTAAATATAGGAGTTAAGGCAAACTGTAGACACCAGCTTGACATCTCCATGTTCAGTAGAGAAGTGTAGGTTTGTCCTCAGCAGTGGGCCTTGCTGTTAGTGTTTGGAGAGCAATCTGTAGACATGGCAGTACATGACTTGTTTTGCAGATTACTATGGGATCCCTTTTTCGAACAATTTAACATAACCCATCCTACTACTGAGGACTTTATGTGATGATCTGGGACTCTGTCGTCTCCATTATTTGTCATTTCCCTGTGGATTGcctttatgtgtatttttattttaagaagctttTACTTTATTAGGTTTCTGTAATACTCTTGCAACACATCATTGTTATGAGCTGTGTCTTCCTACAATCCCTTCCTCAcccacctcttctctccctcaaCACTACTTAATTCTCCCAATATGGTTCCCATAAGCCCTCCCGTaattattgattctatttcagttttttaaTGATATCTATCTGTCTTACCTACTCCCTTATACTATAACCGATTTCTATGATTCTATGTATTATAGATTGGTTATCATTGACTGAAAGGCTAATATTCACAAATAAGGTAATACATAACATATTTGTCtatctgggtctgggttacttcactcaggatgatttttttttttctaattccataaGTATACTCATGGTATTTCTTGATttcatgattttaaattttattattgttctctcatacaatacatttcAACTGCCaactcctctccttctctttttcacaGTGTTTCTACCTCATCTTTCCTCCAAATCAACTACTCCTCTCAATTTCCTGTTAGAAAAGAGCAAGTATCCAAGTGAAATCACCTAAACTTGGCATAACAAGATACAAAGAGACTAGGCATGTATCCTCATATCAATGCTAGAAAATGCAACCCAGTAAGAGGGAAAGGGTTCCTCAAGCCAAAAGAAGATGTAGAGACACCCCAACTCTGATTGCTTGAAGTAATTTTTATTAACAAATGAttaatatcccattgtgtaagtataccacatttt includes:
- the LOC116100633 gene encoding olfactory receptor 14C36-like, encoding MMNNVGRNLYFDNMANSTLVTEFFLEVFAETWELRILLSVLFLLVYLGSLLGNLIIIIATTVDQTLNTPMYFFLRNLSILDMGYVSVTVPNACFNSLTDHRNISVAGCAAQIFLVFFCACVEIQFLTTMAQDRYVAICKPLMYPMIMNHQFCVQMTVTSLLTSLVLASVHTFKTFQLSFCHSNVVPQFFCDIPSLLRFSCSDTFNNKLLLLLTAIGLSGSCFTFIAISYVRILSAVLKVPVKGERGKAFSTCAPHIIVVSVFLSSGAYVYLRPQETSEIVEDMTLSVFYTIVPPFLNPIIYSLRNKQIKKAVKKVILRFLS